Below is a genomic region from Streptomyces ferrugineus.
CCGTCAAGCTGACGCAGGGTCAGAAGGACGGCCGCACAAGGATCTTCTCGGCCGCCTTCACCACGGACAAGGGCCGCACCCTGACCTCCGGCACGGCAACGTCCGCCACGAAGACCTTCACAGCCCCGTCCGGCTGGCAGATCGTCGGCTTCACGGGACGGTCCGGCGACGAGATCGACAAGCTGGGCGTGCTGTACGCGCCGATCCGCTGATCGCGGCACGCGGGGACACCGGCGTTCGTCACGGCTCCCGGGCGAGCAGCCGCTCCAGTGCCACGGTGACGTGGGCCGGGCACTGGTCCATCACCCAGTGGCCCGCGTCGTCGAACATCGTCAGTTCGGCGTGCGGAACGCGCTCGGCGAGTTCGACGGCGATCGACGAGCTGAGGTAGGTGTCCCCGCGGCCCCACACGATCGCGGTGGGGCATCGGATGTCGCCGAGCCGCCGACGCAGCTCGGGCCGGGCCGGCACGCGGTAGTCGCCGAAGAAGTGGACCAGCCAGCGCCGGCCCTCGGGCGTGTCCATCCAGTCGACATGGCTGTCCAGGAGCTCTTCGTCGAAGTGGCCGCCGCGTACCAGCACCCCGAGCGAACGGCGGTGCAGACCGGCGAGGGGGAGCCGTGCCGCCAGCGCCCGGAGCCCGGGGGTGCGCCCGGCCAGGGTGAGCAGGCCGAAGACGGCGTACCAGCGGGGCACGAAGGAGGACTGGGCGCGGCTGTTGAGGATGGCCAGCCGTCGTACCCGGTCGGGGTGGGCCTGGGTGAGGCCGAGCGCTAGGAAACCGCCGTAGTCGTGCCCGAACAGGTTCACGGCGTCGATGCCGAGGGCGTCGAGCAGCCGGCCGACGCGGGCGACCTCGGTGTCGTAGTCGAACCGCAGGTGCAGCGGTCGTTCGGACTCTCCCCAGCCGAGGAGGTCCGGCGCGATCACCCGGTACCGGCGCGCCAGTGCCGGGATCTGATGGCGCCAGCAGCGGTGGTCGGCCGGGTAGCCGTGCAGGAGCAGCACCGGCTCGCCGTCGGCGGGCCCCGATTCCCAGCACGCCATGCGGGCACCGTCCACCACGACCGACCGAGCCCGGATCATCTGTGCACCGGGGCCTTTCGCACTCATCGCCTCTCCTACCGTTCGCTCGAACTCCGCACGCGATGACGTACCCACAGGGGTGACACCCGCGAACCGACCGCGCATCCGACTCACCAAAAGGGGGCTCACCCGCTCGCCCGCTCACTCGCTCCGCAACACCTCCGCGATCGTCAGCCGCCCCGCCCTGCGCGCCGGTACGAACGCCCCGAGCACCGCGATGGCCAGCCCCGCGAGGGCGAGCCCGGCCAGGGCGGGGGCCCGCCACACGTCCGTCATGTACGGCGGCAGGGAGATGTCCACGGCGCCCGCCATGCGCGGCATCACCAGCTCGTAGCCGGCCACGCCCAGCGGGATGCCGAGCAGGGAACCGATCGCGCCGAGCACGGCCATCGACGTCACCGTCATCGCCGTGACCTGGCGCGGCGTCATGCCGATCGACTTCAGCATGCCCAGGTCCCGCCTGCGGTCACGGGTGTTGAGGACGACCGTGTTGAAGACGCCGAGGGAGGCGACCGCGGCGAGCATCAGGGTGAGGGCGGAGGCCGATCCGACGATGGTCTGCGTGATGGTGTTGGCGCCCCGCACATCCGGTGTGATCCCCGCGTCGGCGGCGCGGGCCGCGCGGGCGTAGGCGGCCGGGTCGGTGCCGGCGCGCAGTGCGACGTGGTAGGCGATGGGCTTCTCGTCCGGCGCCAGCGCCGTCAGCGTCGGCCAGTCGGCGGCCACGACCCGGGCGTTGCTCTCCATGAACTCCCCCACGACCAGGACCCGTTCGGAGCGCCCGCCCTTCTCCAGGCGCACCCGGTCGCCGACCCGTACGCCGTTCTGTCGCAGGAAGGCCGAACCTGCCACGATCTCGCCGCTCGCGCGCATCCACCGGCCGTCGGTGAGCACACCGCCCAGACCGAGCCGGTCGCCGCGGCGGCCCTCCAGGATCACCGGATGCGCGGAGCCCGCCAGGCGTACGTCGACCGAAGCCCGGGCCGTGATCGCCCTCGCACCCGGCAACCGCCCCAGCAGCGACTGGAGTTCGGGGTCGTCGTGCTCCGGCTGGATCTCCTTGCCGTTCTTGAAGTGGGAGGCGTACACGGTCACCTGGTAGGCGTCGCGGCCGGCGTTGCCGAAGCGGTTCATGGTCGTCGCCAGGCCGGTCGCGAACGTCACCGTGGTCACGCCGAGAACCACGGCGGCCAGCGTCAGCGCGCTGCGTCCGGGCCGGGCGAACGGCAGGCCCATACCGAGGCTCACCGAGCGCGGCAGCCTGCTGCCGGCCAGCCGGCGCTGGATGCCCAGGGCGCGGCCGGCGCGTGGGGCGCTGCCCGCGCTGATCGCCCGTGCCGCCGACATCCGGTGGGCGCGCAGTGCGGGGGCGAGCGCGGCGAGGAGGCAGACAGCGGGCATGCCGAGCAGGGTGACGGCGTTCACCCACGCGGCGACGGAGACACTGTCGTGCAGCACTCCGGCGTCGGGCCCCATGAACACGAACTCGAAGAAGGGGCGCGCGATCAGGTTGCCGACGACCGTGCCGAGCACGCACCCGGCCACCGCCGGCACGGAGATCATCGTGAGGTAGACGGCGACCACCTGCCCCGGCGTGAAGCCGAGCGCCTTGAGCACACCGATGTGCCGGAGCCCGGAGATCACGGCCCCGCTGACCACGTTGGCGATGATGAGCACCGCGACCGCGATGCCGAGGACGCCGAAGGCCATCAGATACGGGGTGTAGGCCCGGGCCGAGCTGCTCACCTGGTGCTTGAGGGTGAGATACGACCGGGAGGCGGTGAGCGCCTGAGCGGGGAGCGCCTCGGTGACCGTGTCGAGCTGTGCGCCGAGCCGGTCGTCCGAGGACGCGTCCGGGAAGCGGAACAGCATCTGGGTGGCCGTCGGACGCAGGGCGCCGATCTGCTCGGGCGCGACCCAGGCGTCCGCGGTGCGGCTCAGGTCGAAGGCGAACCCGACGACGGTGAGGTCAGGGCCGCCCGAGGGCATCGGGAGCCGCTTGCCGAGGTCGTCCGCCGTCCAGTCGGACTGCCGGTTCAGCACGACCTCGCCGGGCCGGGTCGCCCAGCGGCCCGCCCACAGGTCGAGCCGGTCGACGGGGCCGCCGGGGTCGGCGCGGCCGACGACGGTGATCTCGGCGCCGAGGCCGAAGTGCAGGGTGCTGTCCGGGAGTTCGACCGTGGCCTGCGCGTAGGGACCGGCGGCGGCCGCGACGCCGGGGTGCCGGGCCGCCTCGGCCAACCGCGCGTCGGAGACCCTCGCCGGGTCGAACACGGCGACCACATGCGGTCCGCGCTGCTTGCCGAAGGCCTTGTCGAAGGGCGCGGAGGCCGCGTCGAGCAGGCCGAGGGCCACCACCATGGCCACGGTCGAGGTCAGGGTGACCAGCGCGATGACGAGGGTCTGCAGCCTGCGCCGCCGTACCGCCGCGCGGGCGGTGCGCCATACGGCCCTCATGCGGACGGCTCCAGGGTGTGCTCGCCGGTGACCCGGCCGTCGGCGAACTCGACGAGGCGGCTGGCGCAGCGCCGGGCCAGATGCTCGTCGTGGGTGACCAGGACCAGGGTCTGGCCGATCTGGTTGAGGTCGAGCAGCAGGTCCATCACCTGCTCCCCGGAGCGGCTGTCCAGGGCGCCGGTCGGCTCGTCGGCCAGCAGCAGGGCGGGGCGGTTCATCAACGCCCTGGCCACGGCGACGCGTTGGCGCTCGCCGCCGCTGAGCACGGCCGGGTAGGCGCGTCGCCGGTCGGCGATGCCGAGCTCGTCGAAGAGCTCCAGGGCCCGGCGGCGGGCCTGCCGGGCCGGGGTGCCGGTGAGCTGAGCGGCCAGCGCCACGTTGTCGAGGGCCGACAGGTCGTCGATCAGGTTGAAGAACTGGAAGATCATGCCGATCCGGCGCCGCCGGTACAGGGCGAGCCCCTTCTCGCTCAGCTCCCCCACGTTCTCCCCGTGCACGACGACCGTGCCGTCCGTCGGCCGGTCGAGGCCGGCGATCATGTTCAGGAGCGTGGACTTCCCGCACCCCGACGGCCCCATCACCGCGACCGCCTCCCCGGCCCGGATCCGAAGCGACACACCGGCCAACGCGGTCGTCTCGCCGTACTCCTTGCGCACGCCGTCGAGTCGTACGACGGCCTCTGCCCTGCTGTCCTCACTGCCCATGGACAGGACGCTACGAGGCCGGCCCGGGCCCGGACATCCCTCCCCGGATGGCACCTGGCCGGGCACCTCATCCTGCGGATGCAGGACCTGCATCTCCGGGCCGATGCGCTCGCGGTGATCGTCTGCCAGGGTGAACCCATGGGGGACTGGGAAGCGGGCTGGGTCACGGCGGCGGTCGCGGGTGCGGCCGTACTGGTGCTGACCGTCGCGCTGCTGCGGACGCGGCGCCGCTGGCGGGACGCCGTCGGGGAGCGCGGCTGGCTGCTGGAGCGGGAGCGGGAGAGCGCGGCCCGGGTGGCGGTCACGGCCGAACGCGACCGGATCGCCCGCGAGTTGCACGACATCGTCAGCCACACCGTGAGCCTCATGGTGGTCCAGGCCGGCGCCGCCCGCGAGGTCCTGGGCACGATGCCGGACGAGGCCTCGACGGCGCTGCGGGCGGTGGAGGACGCGGGGCGGGGCGCGATGACGGACCTGCGGCATCTGCTGGGGCTGCTGGCCCCGTCGGCGAACGGCGAGGACGACGGCACGGACGTCCCGCAGGACGGTCCTGCCGCCGACCTCGCCCCGCAGCCCGGCCTGGACCGGCTCGGCCAACTCGTCGACCGCGTCTCCTTCGCGGGCCTGCCGGTCGAGGTCCGCGTCTCCGGCGAGCCCCGCCCGCTCCCGCAGGGCATCGACGTGACGGCGTACCGCATCGTCCAGGAGGCGCTCACCAACGCGCTCCGGCACGGCGACGGGGGCAAGGCCGAGGTCACCGTGCGGTACGCGGAGCACGCGCTGCGGGTGGAGGTGCTGAACACCGGCCCGAGCGTGCTGACCGGCACGGCACCGAGGCAGCCGCGGCTCCGGGAGGGCACCGGGCGCGGCCTGCTGGGGCTGCGGGAGCGGGTCGCGGTGTACGGCGGTGACCTGGACGCCCGACGGCGGCTCGGCGGCGGCTACCGCGTGCGGGCCCGTATCCCCCTGGACCGCCCGTGACCGAACCGGCTCCCCGCGTCCTGATCGCCGACGACCAGACGCTGATCCGCACCGGATTCCGGCTGATCCTGACCGTGCGCGGCATCGAGGTGGTCGGCGAGGCGGCGGACGGCGTGGCGGCGGTGGCGATGGCGCGCGAACTCGCCCCGGACGTCGTGCTGATGGACATCCGCATGCCGAACATGGACGGCCTGGACGCCACCCGGCGCATCCTCCAGCAGAGCCCGGACTGCCGGGTGTTGATGCTGACGACCTTCGACCTGGACCGCTATGTCTACACCGCCCTGTCGATCGGGGCGAGCGGCTTCCTCCTCAAGGACGTCACGCCCGAGCACCTGGCGGCGGCCGTACGCCTGGTCGGCACCGGCGACGCGCTGCTGGCCCCCGCCATCACCCGCCGCCTGGTGGAACGCTTCGCCAAGGACCCCGCCGACCGTCCGCCCACGGTCCCCGCCGACCTGGCGGCCCTGACGCCCCGCGAGCTGGAGGTCCTGACCCTCCTGGGCCGGGGCCTGTCCAACACGGAACTCGCCGCCCACCTCACCCTGAGCGAGGCCACGGTGAAGTCCCACGTGGCCCGCATCTTCGCCAAGCTGTCCCTCCGGGACCGCGCCCAGGCCGTCGTGCTGGCGTATGAGACGGGGTTGGTACGGGCGGGCGAAGGCGGGGGGCACTAGCATCGCGCCTGGACACCCTAGGTTTCCGTGGTCGCAGGACGCAGGAGGAGACACCCCCATGGCCCGCGCAGGACTCACCGCCGACCGCCTGGCCGCGGCGGCGGCCGAGCTGGCCGACGAGGTCGGGTTCGACCAGGTCAGCCTCTCCGCGCTGGCCCGGCGGTTCGGGGTGAAGGACGCGAGCCTGTACTCGCACGTCAGGAACCTTCAGGACCTGCGGACGCGGGTGGCGCTGCTGGCCGGTGGCGAGATGATCGACCGGATCGCCGCGGCGGTGGCGGGACGTGCCGGCAAGGACGCGCTCGTGGCGTTCGCGGACGCGTATCGCGCGTACGCGCTCCAGCACCCGGGGCGTTACGCGGCGACCCAGATCCGCATCGACCCGAGCCTCGTCGCCGACTCCCCCGCCATGCGCCGCACCGCCGAGATCACCTACGGCATGCTCCGCGCCTACGGCCTCGACGAACCCGACCTGACCGACGCCGTCCGCCTGCTGCGCAGCACCTTCCACGGCTACTGCTCCCTGGAGTCCACCGGCGCCTTCGGCGCCCCCCGCGGCGTAAGCGAGTCATGGGAGCGCGCTGTCGACGCCCTGCACGTGGCGCTCGCGAACTGGCCGCGCGAGGAGCGGGACCGGCGCCCAGCCCGGTTGTCACCCTGACCCCTTGGACAGCGGCCGCCAGTCACCTGCCGCCGGGGATGTCCGTGGCCATGGTTCCTCGGTCCCTCGCCGGTGATGAGTCCGAAGGGTCTGACACCCGGGAAGGCTTCAAGCCCCACAGGGCCTACGCCTCGTCGCCGTGAGTCAGGTCGCTTCGCCGGCTCAGCGCGTCCACCTCGCCGTACGAAGGCACGGCCCCGCCCGGCGTCCGGCCCTCCCGGATCTCCCCCATGGCCTCCACCGCCGCACCCAGTGCCCGCCGGTAGAGCAGCGAGCCGAGGCTGATGCGGCGGACGCCGAGGCCGGCGAGCCCGGGGACGGTGGGGCCGACCGGGGTGTAGAGGACGTTGAGGGGGACGTCGAGGTGTTTCACCAGGTCGGCGATCTGGCGAGGTTCGGTGACCCCCGGCACGAACACCCCGTCCGCGCCCGCCTGCTGATAGACGTCGAGGCGGTCCTTCGTGTCCGCCTCCCCGCCGCCCAGCCAGTACGTGTCGGTGCGGGCGTTGACGAAGAGGCCCGGGGCGGCGGCCTTGACGGCGGAGATCTTCGCGGCGTGCAGCGCGGGCGGGCCGAGACGGTCCTCCAGATTGATGCCGACGGCTCCCACGGCCGCCAGCTCCCGGGCGAACTCCCCCACCTCCTCGGGGTCGTCGCTGTAGCCGTCCTCCGCGTCGACGGTCAGGAGGCACGGTCCCGAGCCGAGGGCGAAGGCGAGGCGGAGGGTGTCGTCGCGGGTGGCCGACGCCCCGTCGGGCAGGCCGACGGCCGCCGCGACCCCGAGGCTGGTCGTGCCGATCGCGCGGAACCCCTGAGCGGCGAGCGCCCGCGCCGAGGCGTGGTCCCAGGCGTTGGGGAGGAGCAGGGGTTCGTCGCCGTGATGGAGCTGGGCGAACGGGTTGCGGGTGGATTCCGTCATGCCGGCAACGCTAGGCCCACGTCGATTCGGTG
It encodes:
- a CDS encoding isocitrate lyase/PEP mutase family protein encodes the protein MTESTRNPFAQLHHGDEPLLLPNAWDHASARALAAQGFRAIGTTSLGVAAAVGLPDGASATRDDTLRLAFALGSGPCLLTVDAEDGYSDDPEEVGEFARELAAVGAVGINLEDRLGPPALHAAKISAVKAAAPGLFVNARTDTYWLGGGEADTKDRLDVYQQAGADGVFVPGVTEPRQIADLVKHLDVPLNVLYTPVGPTVPGLAGLGVRRISLGSLLYRRALGAAVEAMGEIREGRTPGGAVPSYGEVDALSRRSDLTHGDEA
- a CDS encoding alpha/beta fold hydrolase, yielding MSAKGPGAQMIRARSVVVDGARMACWESGPADGEPVLLLHGYPADHRCWRHQIPALARRYRVIAPDLLGWGESERPLHLRFDYDTEVARVGRLLDALGIDAVNLFGHDYGGFLALGLTQAHPDRVRRLAILNSRAQSSFVPRWYAVFGLLTLAGRTPGLRALAARLPLAGLHRRSLGVLVRGGHFDEELLDSHVDWMDTPEGRRWLVHFFGDYRVPARPELRRRLGDIRCPTAIVWGRGDTYLSSSIAVELAERVPHAELTMFDDAGHWVMDQCPAHVTVALERLLAREP
- a CDS encoding response regulator yields the protein MTEPAPRVLIADDQTLIRTGFRLILTVRGIEVVGEAADGVAAVAMARELAPDVVLMDIRMPNMDGLDATRRILQQSPDCRVLMLTTFDLDRYVYTALSIGASGFLLKDVTPEHLAAAVRLVGTGDALLAPAITRRLVERFAKDPADRPPTVPADLAALTPRELEVLTLLGRGLSNTELAAHLTLSEATVKSHVARIFAKLSLRDRAQAVVLAYETGLVRAGEGGGH
- a CDS encoding ABC transporter permease; protein product: MRAVWRTARAAVRRRRLQTLVIALVTLTSTVAMVVALGLLDAASAPFDKAFGKQRGPHVVAVFDPARVSDARLAEAARHPGVAAAAGPYAQATVELPDSTLHFGLGAEITVVGRADPGGPVDRLDLWAGRWATRPGEVVLNRQSDWTADDLGKRLPMPSGGPDLTVVGFAFDLSRTADAWVAPEQIGALRPTATQMLFRFPDASSDDRLGAQLDTVTEALPAQALTASRSYLTLKHQVSSSARAYTPYLMAFGVLGIAVAVLIIANVVSGAVISGLRHIGVLKALGFTPGQVVAVYLTMISVPAVAGCVLGTVVGNLIARPFFEFVFMGPDAGVLHDSVSVAAWVNAVTLLGMPAVCLLAALAPALRAHRMSAARAISAGSAPRAGRALGIQRRLAGSRLPRSVSLGMGLPFARPGRSALTLAAVVLGVTTVTFATGLATTMNRFGNAGRDAYQVTVYASHFKNGKEIQPEHDDPELQSLLGRLPGARAITARASVDVRLAGSAHPVILEGRRGDRLGLGGVLTDGRWMRASGEIVAGSAFLRQNGVRVGDRVRLEKGGRSERVLVVGEFMESNARVVAADWPTLTALAPDEKPIAYHVALRAGTDPAAYARAARAADAGITPDVRGANTITQTIVGSASALTLMLAAVASLGVFNTVVLNTRDRRRDLGMLKSIGMTPRQVTAMTVTSMAVLGAIGSLLGIPLGVAGYELVMPRMAGAVDISLPPYMTDVWRAPALAGLALAGLAIAVLGAFVPARRAGRLTIAEVLRSE
- a CDS encoding sensor histidine kinase → MQDLHLRADALAVIVCQGEPMGDWEAGWVTAAVAGAAVLVLTVALLRTRRRWRDAVGERGWLLERERESAARVAVTAERDRIARELHDIVSHTVSLMVVQAGAAREVLGTMPDEASTALRAVEDAGRGAMTDLRHLLGLLAPSANGEDDGTDVPQDGPAADLAPQPGLDRLGQLVDRVSFAGLPVEVRVSGEPRPLPQGIDVTAYRIVQEALTNALRHGDGGKAEVTVRYAEHALRVEVLNTGPSVLTGTAPRQPRLREGTGRGLLGLRERVAVYGGDLDARRRLGGGYRVRARIPLDRP
- a CDS encoding TetR-like C-terminal domain-containing protein codes for the protein MARAGLTADRLAAAAAELADEVGFDQVSLSALARRFGVKDASLYSHVRNLQDLRTRVALLAGGEMIDRIAAAVAGRAGKDALVAFADAYRAYALQHPGRYAATQIRIDPSLVADSPAMRRTAEITYGMLRAYGLDEPDLTDAVRLLRSTFHGYCSLESTGAFGAPRGVSESWERAVDALHVALANWPREERDRRPARLSP
- a CDS encoding ABC transporter ATP-binding protein, with amino-acid sequence MGSEDSRAEAVVRLDGVRKEYGETTALAGVSLRIRAGEAVAVMGPSGCGKSTLLNMIAGLDRPTDGTVVVHGENVGELSEKGLALYRRRRIGMIFQFFNLIDDLSALDNVALAAQLTGTPARQARRRALELFDELGIADRRRAYPAVLSGGERQRVAVARALMNRPALLLADEPTGALDSRSGEQVMDLLLDLNQIGQTLVLVTHDEHLARRCASRLVEFADGRVTGEHTLEPSA